The Quercus lobata isolate SW786 chromosome 9, ValleyOak3.0 Primary Assembly, whole genome shotgun sequence region TTATATATGCCCTTCTGGAATTAGAATCAGATAAGATGTAAGTCAGAATCATTTGCATTACCAGCTTGAATGGTCTAAATAATCTTAGAGGCGACCTTGCAAGACTCATGAtgtcttaatttttattgtgaatCAGGATTCTAAGGAATATATGTTATGAAGTAGAACAGAGTATAGAGCAGGGCAGATTTATAAATCATTTCAAGATGAGTGAGCAGCCTCAGCTCAGTGAGAAGTTGGAGAAATTTCTAAAGCTCTTGGTAACATTCATCCTTTATGTTTCCCTATTGTTTTAATTGTTGAAAACTTCATCATTGAACTGATTGACATAGTATGGACATTGTACTCGTTAATTCTTACTTTCTTGCTAATTATGTTTGTAAATTGACAGCTAGCAGAAAGTGAACATTTTTCTGAGCCTCAAATAATCAATGTCCTCCAGGACATTATGAAGATTATTACACAGGATATTATGATTGATGGTCATAAGTAAGTAGTGAGAAACGTATACTTAGTGAAGACataattgttgttttttaaCTTTAGAATGAACCTTCATGACTCCGGTATACTGTTGGATTTTCTGTTCCATTTTAGAATCCTTGAAAGCACTCACCATGCTGAAGATGGTAAGACAGAGCAaaggtttgaaaggctagactTCCCACTGATGCTAAACAAATCATGGAAGGAGAAGGTAGTCCTTGCACTCACACTTGCAATTAAAAATGTTTACTATTTTATCTAAGATCTTCTTTGTTATTTatctcttatatttctttatagGTCGTTAGGCTTCATTTGCTTTTGAACGTCAAGGAGTCTGCCATAAATGTGCCTCAGAACTTGGAGGCTCGCCGACGCATTACCTTCTTTGCCAACTCCCTATTTATGAATATGCCAAAAGCTCCCAAAGTCCAAAACATGCTGTCCTTTAGGTTAGTcactgaaaacaaaaaaaaaaaaattgtcagaaaaaaaaaaaaggaatttaaatGGAAAGAatacaaacaatttttaaaaaaagattcatTGTTTCTAATATGGAAAGAATATGGTATGATGCCAAAAACTAACTCCTAAATCATTTGTGACTAATTACTGCAGCTTGGTATAAATTGAAGGATTAATATGGTTCTCGTGCTAATATTATGTTATTATTGAATTctagatttggttttttttttttttttcattacttcACGATTGACTCTTCGCTTCGTTACTTGATAGCATATGAATTCTAGCATGCCCTTGTCTACAAATTTTTGTTGGAGATCAGCTGGTAGATTACCAACTATTCTCAAACTGTTATTCCAAtgacatttcattttttttttttcttctgatttATGGCCTAGTGTTTTAACTCCATATTTCAAAGAAGATGTACTTTATTCTGAAGATGAACTAAAGAAGGAAAATGAGGATGGGATATCAACTTTGTTCTACCTTCAAAAAATATATCCTGTTAGTTTCAATTTCATTGCTATgttatactttttattatatgaCAGCTGTGAACTTAGAACTGCCTATCTGGTCACAAACTAGATGAATGGACCAATTTCCTAGAACGCATAAAAGATGTTATAAAAGATTCCAAAGAGGAGAATCGTGAGAAAGAAAAGATGGAGTTCATTCGTCTCTGGGTATCTTACAAGGGGCAGACACTTGCTAGAACAGGTTTGATAATGATGAATTTTGTGGTCTGTCCTTAACCATAATTGTTTATGAATCCAACTTATACTTTGCACCTCCATCAATGTGTTTGTGCCAGTGAGAGGGATGATGTACTATAAGCAGGCTCTAGAACGTCAATGTTCCTGGAATTCGCTGACGATGATGGTCAGTGTTTTCTGTCACAGATACATATTTAATTGTAAACTAATTCATTTAACTTTTGATTCCAACatattttaaaagttaatgCTATGGCAAGACATTTTTGATGATCTATTCATTGTTTTATTTGCAGCTATTCTTCTTGGCTATCGGAACTTTGAGTTATTTCTTGATCATAAGGCTTTTCAAGATCGTGCACAAGCCCTGGCTGATTTGAAGTTTACATATGTTGTTTCCTGCCAGGTTTATGGAAATCAGAAAAAATCTGATGATCCTAGAGACAGAAGTTGTTACATTAATATTCTGAATCTGATGTTGACGTGAGTCACTGTTACAATTCATTAAACATTGATAGTTCTTCAAAGAGATCCAAAACGTGAATGACATCTTTGAAATATTTAAACTCTTTTTAGGAATCCATCTCTACGTGTTGCTTACATAGATGAAAGGGAGGAGATGGTAAATGGAAAATCTCAGAAGTTGTATTACTCTGTTCTTGTCAAGGGAGGGGAGAAGTTAGATGAGGTGTGCAAGaataatttattcatttttgatGTCTTTATATTCTGTTTGTTGGCTGAAGGCATTAAGTTTAAGTGGTTACCCCTACTAGGCTTATCATTTGTTCAAGCTGCATGTGATATTGGGCATATATACAAGTAATctccactaaaaaaaaactaattagaaTGTGTCATACCAATAATCCAATTGAAATGAAGCAAATTAAAGTCTATGTTCCTTGAATCTCAGTTTAATTGGGTACTGTTATTGTAGCACATGATCTAGTTAGTAAATTCCTTGTGTATATGATTGTTTGGCTGATTTGTTTGTCATTCATTCCTTATCAATGGCTTGTGTTATTCTTATTTGTCTCTTATTT contains the following coding sequences:
- the LOC115959525 gene encoding callose synthase 7-like isoform X1, which codes for MDIPIDNYQWHEFFPNVTHNMGIVIAIWAPIVLVYFMDAQIWYAIYSTLFGGIHGAFSHLGEIRTLGMLRSRFEAVPSAFKNRLAPPAKDESERENKENLFPRKAIAKFSQVWNEFIYSMRMEDLISNRDRDLLLVPYSSSEVSVVQWPPFLLASKISIALEMAKDFKGKDDGDLFRKITSDDYMRSAVIECYETLRDIIYALLELESDKMILRNICYEVEQSIEQGRFINHFKMSEQPQLSEKLEKFLKLLLAESEHFSEPQIINVLQDIMKIITQDIMIDGHKILESTHHAEDGKTEQRFERLDFPLMLNKSWKEKVVRLHLLLNVKESAINVPQNLEARRRITFFANSLFMNMPKAPKVQNMLSFSVLTPYFKEDVLYSEDELKKENEDGISTLFYLQKIYPDEWTNFLERIKDVIKDSKEENREKEKMEFIRLWVSYKGQTLARTVRGMMYYKQALERQCSWNSLTMMLFFLAIGTLSYFLIIRLFKIVHKPWLI